The following coding sequences lie in one Lysobacter capsici genomic window:
- a CDS encoding DMT family transporter → MNAATSTAAAPVATTRRVGIALAAAGAILFSAKAILAKLQYRYGVDSLQVLSLRMAFSLPLFALLGIRETRRARARQALPSRRDWGLIVILGVLGYYLSSLLDFWGLEYVPVSLERLILFLNPTIVLLIGLFAFKRKVAAKEWIALAVSYAGVVLVMVENLRVQGDHVLFGSALVLGAAVSYALYLAMSGELVKRLGSLQLVAYAMIVSTAAVMIHYLIARPPSALFGLPWQVYAWAAANAVFCTFLPVTFTMAAVARLGAGTAAQFSVIGPVSLVFLGAWVLGEPITAIQLIGTAVVLGGVVILSRPGANSVPIAATPTAPK, encoded by the coding sequence ATGAACGCCGCCACTTCCACCGCCGCCGCACCCGTCGCCACCACCCGCCGCGTCGGCATCGCCCTGGCCGCGGCCGGCGCGATCCTGTTTTCGGCCAAGGCGATCCTGGCCAAGCTGCAATACCGCTACGGCGTGGACTCGCTGCAGGTGCTGAGCTTGCGCATGGCGTTCTCGCTGCCGTTGTTCGCGCTGCTCGGCATTCGCGAAACCCGCCGCGCCCGCGCGCGGCAGGCGCTGCCGTCGCGGCGCGACTGGGGCCTGATCGTGATCCTCGGCGTGCTCGGCTATTACCTGTCCAGCCTGCTGGATTTCTGGGGGCTGGAGTACGTGCCGGTGTCGCTGGAGCGGCTGATCTTGTTCCTCAATCCGACCATCGTGCTGCTGATCGGCCTGTTCGCGTTCAAGCGCAAGGTCGCGGCCAAGGAATGGATCGCGCTGGCGGTGAGTTACGCCGGCGTGGTGCTGGTGATGGTCGAGAACCTGCGCGTGCAGGGCGACCACGTGCTGTTCGGCAGCGCGCTGGTGCTCGGCGCGGCGGTGAGTTATGCGTTGTACCTGGCGATGTCGGGCGAACTGGTCAAGCGCCTGGGTTCGCTGCAGCTGGTCGCCTACGCGATGATCGTGTCGACCGCGGCGGTGATGATCCATTACCTGATCGCGCGTCCGCCGTCGGCGCTGTTCGGGCTGCCGTGGCAGGTGTACGCCTGGGCCGCGGCCAACGCGGTGTTCTGCACCTTCCTGCCGGTGACCTTCACCATGGCCGCGGTCGCGCGGCTCGGCGCGGGCACCGCCGCGCAGTTTTCGGTGATCGGGCCGGTGTCGCTGGTGTTCCTCGGCGCCTGGGTGCTCGGCGAACCGATCACCGCGATCCAGCTGATCGGCACCGCGGTGGTGCTCGGCGGGGTGGTGATCCTGAGCCGCCCGGGGGCCAACTCGGTGCCGATCGCCGCCACGCCGACGGCGCCGAAGTAG